Proteins from a single region of Mumia flava:
- a CDS encoding phosphatase PAP2 family protein — protein MTTPARPAAARGRAAAACAIGCALAFVVLATAVAAGATQGVDDRVRQVFRPDDVWGVTQLRVDVLVEGLQPRNALLVAAVVTVAAAWAQRSWRPVGLAALVVGPAGVVVLGVKELIEHPDPHGLTPGFGGSFPSGHVAALLVCSGLVVLLLGLGSRWTAWLVVALLGAAMALALLLQAAHWASDVLGGALVGAAGLATTTAVLARRHDAARAGQRAAAPNTSLDSRFS, from the coding sequence ATGACCACCCCGGCCCGACCGGCGGCGGCGCGTGGGCGTGCCGCCGCGGCCTGCGCGATCGGGTGCGCGCTCGCGTTCGTCGTCCTCGCCACCGCCGTCGCGGCCGGCGCCACCCAGGGGGTCGACGACCGGGTCCGGCAGGTCTTCCGACCCGACGACGTGTGGGGCGTGACCCAGCTGCGCGTCGACGTGCTGGTCGAGGGGCTCCAGCCGCGCAACGCGCTCCTGGTCGCCGCGGTCGTGACCGTGGCTGCGGCCTGGGCGCAGCGTTCCTGGCGACCGGTCGGCCTCGCCGCGCTCGTGGTCGGTCCGGCCGGCGTGGTCGTGCTCGGCGTCAAGGAGCTGATCGAGCACCCGGACCCGCACGGTCTGACCCCCGGCTTCGGCGGCAGCTTCCCGTCCGGGCACGTCGCGGCGCTGCTGGTCTGCTCCGGGCTCGTCGTGCTGCTGCTCGGCCTCGGGTCCCGCTGGACGGCGTGGCTGGTCGTCGCGCTGCTCGGCGCGGCGATGGCGCTGGCGCTGCTGCTCCAAGCGGCGCACTGGGCCTCGGACGTGCTCGGAGGCGCCCTCGTGGGCGCGGCCGGGCTGGCGACGACCACGGCGGTGCTCGCCCGCCGGCACGACGCAGCGCGAGCGGGTCAGCGAGCCGCCGCGCCGAACACCTCGCTCGACAGCCGCTTCTCCTGA
- a CDS encoding glucose-1-phosphate cytidylyltransferase, with amino-acid sequence MKVVLFCGGLGTRIRTDGSTLPKPMTHIGTRPILWHIMRYYAHYGHKDFVLCLGYGANVIKDYFLNYRETASNDFVLSDGGRRVDMIDTDISDWTITFVDTGHETAIGERLRRVRPYLDGDEMFLANYGDGLSDVPINDLIATLPAHHAGSLLAVRPQDSFHVVGTDADGNLTGLLPVADMDMRINGGFFVLRQEIFDYIGEGEDLVMHGCVRAADAGRFSAIRYDGFWACMDTVKEHTYLEELNRGPCPPWKVWKHPGAAEPTAADPVRASLPGV; translated from the coding sequence GTGAAGGTCGTGCTGTTCTGCGGGGGCCTCGGCACCCGCATCCGTACCGACGGGAGCACGCTCCCGAAACCGATGACCCACATCGGCACCCGGCCGATCCTGTGGCACATCATGCGCTACTACGCCCACTACGGGCACAAGGACTTCGTCCTGTGCCTCGGCTACGGCGCGAACGTGATCAAGGACTACTTCCTGAACTACCGCGAGACGGCGTCGAACGACTTCGTGCTGTCCGACGGAGGTCGGCGCGTCGACATGATCGACACCGACATCAGCGACTGGACGATCACGTTCGTCGACACCGGCCACGAGACGGCGATCGGCGAGCGCCTGCGGCGCGTCCGCCCGTACCTGGACGGTGACGAGATGTTCCTCGCCAACTACGGCGACGGGCTCTCGGACGTCCCGATCAACGACCTGATCGCCACCCTGCCCGCGCACCACGCCGGAAGCCTGCTGGCGGTGCGGCCGCAGGACTCGTTCCACGTGGTCGGCACCGACGCCGACGGGAACCTCACCGGCCTGCTGCCGGTCGCCGACATGGACATGCGGATCAACGGCGGGTTCTTCGTGCTCCGCCAGGAGATCTTCGACTACATCGGCGAGGGCGAGGACCTGGTCATGCACGGCTGCGTCCGCGCCGCCGACGCGGGACGGTTCAGCGCGATCCGCTACGACGGCTTCTGGGCCTGCATGGACACGGTGAAGGAGCACACCTACCTCGAGGAGCTCAACCGCGGACCGTGCCCTCCGTGGAAGGTCTGGAAGCACCCCGGAGCAGCGGAGCCGACCGCCGCCGACCCGGTGCGGGCCTCGCTCCCGGGCGTCTGA
- a CDS encoding right-handed parallel beta-helix repeat-containing protein: MSRPFSGAGMLSRWRPAVAALVAVASVVILSALVLVRSAPTPSGDAALSAESASGSGAWTGDAARTVRAPSGTAPKRPIARRCGRAGKQGPSKRPTGARRVTPAMNLPRMAANAPRGTTFWLTRGTHTLGNGEYDQVRPRRGQRFVGAPGAVIDGRRTNLYAFGGRAENVTVEHLTIQNFGRAGTTMNEGVVNHDAAHGWRVRNNTVRRNAGAGVFVGTDNVVSRNCLAYNGQYGFSVYERTGVRRVKLTYNEITGNNTHDWERRRPGCGCTGGGKFWDTRRATIVGNWIHDNRSVGIWADTNNTGFTIRRNYFARNDGPALMYETSYNARIVRNTFVRNAIRDGRRERGFPTAAIYLSESGSDPRAGERYGRTFRIAGNRFVDNWSALIAWENADRFAGSPANTSSDYTTLVNPRVATVKACSDPDKIARKPYYDDCRWKVKNLLVHHNVIRFDPARMPDACRPGRGCGYVGLFSNWGSYPSWSPYKGLSVERAITFRQNNRWVKNRYVGPTRFMARELWKTVSWKSWRAAPFRQDRGSVKVRR; the protein is encoded by the coding sequence ATGTCTCGTCCGTTCTCGGGCGCCGGGATGCTGAGCCGGTGGCGTCCCGCCGTCGCCGCGCTGGTCGCGGTGGCGTCGGTCGTGATCCTCAGCGCTCTCGTGCTCGTCCGTTCCGCACCCACGCCGTCGGGCGACGCGGCCCTGTCCGCGGAGTCCGCGTCCGGCTCGGGCGCCTGGACGGGCGACGCAGCGCGGACCGTACGCGCGCCGTCGGGCACCGCACCGAAGCGCCCGATCGCCCGTCGGTGCGGTCGGGCCGGCAAGCAGGGGCCGTCGAAGCGTCCCACGGGCGCGCGGCGGGTGACGCCCGCGATGAACCTCCCACGGATGGCGGCGAACGCCCCGCGCGGAACCACGTTCTGGCTGACGCGCGGCACCCACACCCTGGGCAACGGCGAGTACGACCAGGTCCGGCCCCGTCGGGGACAGCGCTTCGTCGGGGCACCCGGTGCGGTGATCGACGGCCGGCGCACCAACCTGTACGCGTTCGGGGGCCGCGCTGAGAACGTGACCGTCGAGCACCTGACCATCCAGAACTTCGGGCGGGCCGGGACCACGATGAACGAGGGCGTGGTGAACCACGACGCGGCCCACGGCTGGCGGGTCCGCAACAACACCGTCCGGCGCAACGCCGGCGCCGGTGTGTTCGTCGGCACCGACAACGTCGTCAGCCGCAACTGCCTGGCGTACAACGGCCAGTACGGCTTCAGCGTGTACGAGCGCACCGGCGTGCGTCGCGTGAAGCTCACGTACAACGAGATCACCGGCAACAACACCCACGACTGGGAGCGCCGGCGCCCCGGCTGCGGCTGCACCGGCGGCGGCAAGTTCTGGGACACCCGGCGCGCCACGATCGTCGGCAACTGGATCCACGACAACCGCAGCGTCGGGATCTGGGCCGACACCAACAACACCGGGTTCACGATCCGACGGAACTACTTCGCGAGGAACGACGGTCCCGCGCTGATGTACGAGACCAGCTACAACGCGCGCATCGTCCGCAACACCTTCGTCCGCAACGCGATCCGGGACGGGCGCCGCGAGCGCGGCTTCCCCACCGCCGCGATCTACCTCTCCGAGTCGGGGTCGGACCCGCGTGCGGGCGAGCGGTACGGCCGGACGTTCCGGATCGCGGGCAACCGCTTCGTCGACAACTGGTCCGCGCTGATCGCGTGGGAGAACGCCGATCGCTTCGCCGGGTCGCCTGCCAACACCAGCAGCGACTACACCACGCTGGTCAACCCGCGGGTCGCGACCGTCAAGGCCTGCTCCGACCCGGACAAGATCGCCCGCAAGCCCTACTACGACGACTGCCGGTGGAAGGTCAAGAACCTCCTGGTCCACCACAACGTCATCCGCTTCGACCCGGCGAGGATGCCGGACGCGTGCCGGCCGGGCCGGGGGTGCGGATACGTGGGGCTGTTCTCGAACTGGGGCTCGTACCCGTCGTGGTCCCCGTACAAGGGCCTGTCGGTGGAGCGGGCGATCACCTTCCGGCAGAACAACCGGTGGGTGAAGAACCGCTACGTCGGACCGACGCGGTTCATGGCACGCGAGCTCTGGAAGACCGTGTCCTGGAAGAGCTGGCGCGCGGCGCCGTTCCGGCAGGACCGCGGGAGCGTCAAGGTCCGACGATGA
- a CDS encoding glycosyltransferase family 2 protein: MTADSAAPTVSVGLPVYNGEDYLRESLDALLAQTYTDFELIISDNASTDATAAICAEYAARDPRIRYVRQEVNIGAAPNHNVPPSLARGRYFKWASDDDLYRPELLAKCVEAIEQRPDHVLAHAWDAVIDEHGEIIFQTPYVIRTDDPDPARRLRSLLVEPGGNDYYGVIRTDVLRRVLPYGSYPNSDRTLVAALALHGRFYQVPEVLYLRRDHPGRATRAGDWRARAAMLDPRYADRVRYPLVRIYAEYVAGFLSGIWRAPLTGTQRLRCYGEVGRWFLSLFTTRRKRASVEDQVELS, encoded by the coding sequence ATGACCGCGGACAGCGCGGCACCGACCGTGTCCGTCGGCCTGCCCGTCTACAACGGGGAGGACTACCTGCGCGAGTCGCTGGACGCGCTGCTCGCGCAGACCTACACCGACTTCGAGCTGATCATCTCCGACAACGCCTCGACCGACGCGACCGCGGCGATCTGCGCGGAGTACGCCGCGCGCGACCCGCGGATCCGCTACGTGCGCCAGGAGGTCAACATCGGGGCCGCGCCCAACCACAACGTGCCCCCGTCGCTCGCGCGCGGCCGCTACTTCAAGTGGGCCTCCGACGACGACCTCTACCGCCCGGAGCTGCTGGCGAAGTGCGTCGAGGCGATCGAGCAGCGACCCGACCACGTGCTCGCGCACGCCTGGGACGCCGTGATCGACGAGCACGGCGAGATCATCTTCCAGACCCCGTACGTGATCCGCACCGACGACCCCGATCCGGCCCGACGGCTGCGCAGCCTGCTGGTCGAGCCGGGCGGCAACGACTACTACGGAGTGATCCGCACCGACGTGCTGCGCCGGGTGCTGCCGTACGGGAGCTATCCGAACTCGGACCGGACGCTGGTCGCGGCGTTGGCCCTGCACGGTCGGTTCTACCAGGTTCCGGAGGTGCTCTACCTGCGGCGCGACCACCCCGGCCGGGCCACCCGCGCGGGCGACTGGCGCGCGCGGGCCGCGATGCTCGACCCTCGCTACGCCGACCGGGTGCGCTACCCGCTCGTGCGGATCTACGCGGAGTACGTCGCGGGCTTCCTGTCCGGGATCTGGCGTGCTCCGCTCACCGGGACGCAGCGCCTGCGCTGCTACGGCGAGGTCGGACGGTGGTTCCTGAGCCTGTTCACGACGCGGCGCAAGCGCGCCTCGGTCGAGGACCAGGTGGAGCTGTCGTGA
- a CDS encoding polysaccharide pyruvyl transferase family protein yields MTRRMRIGVLGYFGIGNIGNEGTLEAFLDYLRAQHPDAEILCLAAEPDQVTRDHGVEAVRLMSYRPGPGSGAVLTVRKALSRLVDAPRIFRLVGRTDAVAVPGTGVLETSLLTQPWSLPYWLFLTAVACRLRRRPFALVSVGAEPTGDPTTRFFHRWTVRLADYVSYRDEASRATVAAMGAAREDARLYPDLAFGLPTPAVERERPDLVVLGVMRYEVADHGRSRGPEAVRAYVVDTTRLIADLVAAGRTVRMVVGDVADLTLAEEIEQRVVREHPEVHGRVTTSVAATLTELMGEMAGAGVVVASRFHNVICALKLAVPTVSLGYAGKNARVLEEFGLGELSQRMDSLDVDLVVAQVARAGAIADEVRPAMHATAQRFGAELADQEKRLSSEVFGAAAR; encoded by the coding sequence GTGACCCGGCGGATGCGGATCGGGGTGCTGGGCTACTTCGGGATCGGCAACATCGGCAACGAGGGCACGCTGGAGGCGTTCCTCGACTACCTGCGTGCGCAGCACCCGGATGCGGAGATCCTGTGCCTGGCGGCCGAGCCGGACCAGGTCACGCGCGACCACGGTGTGGAGGCGGTGCGGCTGATGTCCTACCGGCCGGGTCCGGGCAGCGGGGCGGTGCTCACGGTCCGCAAGGCGCTGAGCCGGCTGGTCGACGCACCCCGGATCTTCCGCCTGGTCGGGAGGACCGACGCCGTCGCGGTCCCGGGCACGGGGGTGCTCGAGACCTCGCTGCTGACCCAGCCGTGGAGCCTGCCGTACTGGCTGTTCCTCACCGCGGTGGCGTGCCGGCTGCGACGACGGCCGTTCGCGCTGGTCAGCGTCGGCGCGGAGCCCACCGGCGACCCCACCACCCGGTTCTTCCACCGCTGGACCGTCCGGCTCGCCGACTACGTGAGCTACCGCGACGAGGCCTCGCGGGCGACCGTCGCCGCGATGGGCGCGGCCCGCGAGGACGCCAGGCTCTATCCCGACCTGGCCTTCGGCCTGCCGACGCCGGCGGTCGAGCGCGAGCGTCCGGACCTCGTGGTCCTCGGCGTGATGCGCTACGAGGTGGCCGACCACGGACGGTCCCGCGGCCCCGAGGCGGTGCGCGCCTACGTCGTCGACACCACGCGGCTGATCGCCGACCTCGTCGCCGCAGGCCGTACGGTCCGGATGGTCGTCGGCGACGTCGCCGACCTGACGCTGGCCGAGGAGATCGAGCAGCGCGTCGTCCGCGAGCACCCCGAGGTCCACGGACGCGTCACGACCAGCGTCGCCGCGACCCTCACCGAGCTGATGGGCGAGATGGCGGGCGCCGGGGTGGTGGTCGCGTCCCGCTTCCACAACGTGATCTGCGCGCTCAAGCTGGCCGTCCCGACGGTGTCGCTGGGCTACGCGGGCAAGAACGCCCGGGTGCTCGAGGAGTTCGGCCTGGGCGAGCTGAGCCAGCGCATGGACTCCCTCGACGTCGACCTCGTCGTGGCGCAGGTGGCCCGTGCGGGCGCGATCGCCGACGAGGTGCGCCCGGCGATGCACGCGACGGCGCAGCGCTTCGGCGCGGAGCTCGCCGATCAGGAGAAGCGGCTGTCGAGCGAGGTGTTCGGCGCGGCGGCTCGCTGA
- a CDS encoding transferase yields the protein MSAETSLPSPIESWRDRWSGEPGGVVVLDLGSQPASDLFPAPDDPLPDPEYPLRMVMSTTSGLLQLEDDPTEPEEPLGVEPRALVEQAEKCVADLTEAGFVVEGTRFVDYPSPHGGSWTPQLTLRGAEKVASGPADLVVDVHGMMHDRDQLAAFRERVDHLDDDGVIAFMIHNVASIVRVGMWNALKSGHFAYYSTPALVSMAAELGLTGVGAWQYPLYQDGTTMLVFARTGSRWGEQAASVTAMIERETAEGIDDPAYVATLGEALETSVAAIRGYLDDAAKQGLVVGGYGAASRTSSLLRSAEVNPALLAAVADAATGKHGLTMPTTRVPIVSPQALVDLRPDRVLLFVPDLLPEVRKAMPQIEENGGRWVVMDPMPREIEPA from the coding sequence ATGTCCGCCGAGACCAGCCTGCCGAGTCCGATCGAATCCTGGCGCGACCGCTGGAGCGGCGAGCCTGGCGGCGTCGTCGTGCTCGACCTGGGGTCGCAGCCCGCCTCGGACCTGTTCCCCGCCCCCGACGACCCGCTGCCGGACCCCGAGTACCCGCTGCGGATGGTGATGAGCACCACCAGCGGGCTGCTCCAGCTGGAGGACGACCCGACCGAGCCCGAGGAGCCGCTGGGCGTCGAGCCGCGGGCGCTGGTCGAGCAGGCGGAGAAGTGCGTCGCCGACCTCACCGAGGCCGGGTTCGTCGTCGAGGGCACCCGGTTCGTGGACTACCCGAGCCCGCACGGCGGCTCGTGGACCCCGCAGCTCACCCTGCGCGGAGCGGAGAAGGTGGCGAGCGGGCCGGCCGACCTGGTCGTCGACGTCCACGGCATGATGCACGACCGCGACCAGCTGGCCGCCTTCCGTGAGCGGGTCGACCACCTCGACGACGACGGCGTGATCGCGTTCATGATCCACAACGTCGCCTCGATCGTGCGGGTCGGGATGTGGAACGCCCTCAAGAGCGGGCACTTCGCGTACTACTCGACGCCAGCGCTGGTCTCGATGGCGGCCGAGCTGGGCCTGACCGGCGTCGGCGCCTGGCAGTACCCGCTCTACCAGGACGGCACGACGATGCTCGTGTTCGCGAGGACCGGCAGCCGCTGGGGCGAGCAGGCGGCCTCGGTGACCGCGATGATCGAGCGCGAGACCGCCGAGGGGATCGACGATCCCGCGTACGTGGCGACCCTCGGCGAGGCCCTCGAGACCTCGGTGGCCGCGATCCGCGGCTACCTCGACGACGCCGCGAAGCAGGGACTGGTCGTCGGCGGGTACGGCGCCGCGTCGCGGACCTCGTCGCTGCTGCGCTCGGCCGAGGTGAACCCCGCGCTGCTCGCTGCGGTCGCCGATGCCGCGACCGGCAAGCACGGCCTGACGATGCCGACCACCCGGGTCCCGATCGTCTCGCCGCAGGCGCTGGTCGACCTGCGCCCGGACCGGGTGCTGCTGTTCGTCCCGGACCTGCTGCCCGAGGTGCGCAAGGCGATGCCGCAGATCGAGGAGAACGGCGGCCGGTGGGTCGTGATGGATCCGATGCCGCGCGAGATCGAGCCGGCCTGA
- the rfbG gene encoding CDP-glucose 4,6-dehydratase — translation MRADFWRGRDVFVTGHTGFKGAWLCVLLSRLGARVHGYALATPDTFLYQRAGLRELVASDVVGDIRDRGSLRDAMTASGADVVLHLAAQSVVRASYDDPTETFSSNVDGTLSVLEVARSVARVQRCVVVTTDKVYRNHEWSWGYREIDGLGGDDPYSASKACTELLTHAMAVSFPREGFAVATARAGNVIGGGDATADALMPELISSYAEGRRAVLRYPEAVRPWQLVLEPLNGYLTLAEHLDADRHDTAWNFGPSAADVLTVGDVADRTAALWGDGAGWETTPDHGPHEAGLLSLDSAKAHAELGWSPVYEVGEALSATVTWEREVRAGAGPREVTQRQVDAFAERATT, via the coding sequence ATGCGCGCAGACTTCTGGCGGGGCCGCGACGTGTTCGTCACCGGCCACACCGGCTTCAAGGGCGCGTGGTTGTGCGTGCTGCTGTCCCGGCTCGGTGCCCGGGTCCACGGCTACGCCCTGGCCACCCCCGACACCTTCCTGTACCAGCGAGCCGGGCTCCGCGAGCTCGTCGCCTCCGACGTCGTCGGCGACATCCGCGACCGGGGCTCGCTCCGCGACGCGATGACCGCGTCCGGCGCCGACGTCGTGCTGCACCTCGCGGCGCAGTCCGTGGTCCGCGCCTCGTACGACGATCCGACCGAGACGTTCTCGTCCAACGTCGACGGCACGCTCTCGGTGCTGGAGGTCGCCCGGTCCGTGGCGCGGGTGCAGCGGTGCGTCGTCGTGACCACCGACAAGGTCTACCGCAACCACGAGTGGTCGTGGGGATACCGCGAGATCGACGGGCTCGGAGGCGACGACCCGTACAGCGCGAGCAAGGCGTGCACGGAGCTGCTGACCCACGCGATGGCGGTGTCGTTCCCGCGCGAGGGCTTCGCCGTCGCGACGGCGCGCGCCGGCAACGTCATCGGCGGCGGCGACGCCACCGCGGACGCGCTCATGCCCGAGCTGATCTCGTCGTACGCCGAGGGTCGCCGGGCGGTCCTGCGCTACCCCGAGGCCGTGCGGCCCTGGCAGCTCGTGCTCGAGCCGCTGAACGGCTACCTCACGCTCGCCGAGCACCTCGACGCCGACCGCCACGACACCGCCTGGAACTTCGGGCCCTCGGCCGCCGACGTCCTCACGGTCGGAGACGTGGCCGACCGGACCGCGGCGCTGTGGGGCGACGGCGCCGGCTGGGAGACGACCCCGGACCACGGTCCGCACGAGGCGGGCCTGCTCTCCCTGGACTCGGCGAAGGCCCACGCGGAGCTCGGCTGGAGCCCGGTCTACGAGGTCGGGGAGGCGCTCTCGGCCACCGTCACCTGGGAGCGTGAGGTGCGCGCGGGAGCCGGCCCGCGCGAGGTCACGCAGCGCCAGGTCGACGCGTTCGCCGAGCGTGCGACGACCTGA
- the rfbC gene encoding dTDP-4-dehydrorhamnose 3,5-epimerase → MKVIETDIEGLLVFEPTPHRDERGYFTRTMDVSILADAGIDPAGFKQENQSRSYQGVVRGLHGRSNKGEAKLVRCAHGAVMDVVVDTRVGSPTFGEMRTFVLDDQVHRQVYIPRGFLHGYQALTSVTDFCYRIDDFYGPGEDTTVTFDDPEIGVPWPAPITIVSERDRNGVSWAEYKRYLGVE, encoded by the coding sequence ATGAAGGTCATCGAGACGGACATCGAGGGGCTCCTCGTCTTCGAGCCCACGCCGCACCGCGACGAGCGCGGGTACTTCACCCGGACGATGGACGTGAGCATCCTCGCCGACGCCGGCATCGACCCCGCCGGGTTCAAGCAGGAGAACCAGTCGCGCTCGTACCAGGGCGTCGTCCGCGGGCTGCACGGCCGCTCGAACAAGGGCGAGGCCAAGCTGGTCCGCTGCGCGCACGGTGCCGTGATGGACGTCGTCGTGGACACCCGGGTCGGGTCGCCGACCTTCGGCGAGATGCGGACGTTCGTGCTGGACGACCAGGTGCACCGCCAGGTCTACATCCCGCGTGGGTTCCTGCACGGGTACCAGGCGCTGACCTCGGTGACCGACTTCTGCTACCGGATCGACGACTTCTACGGTCCTGGCGAGGACACCACGGTGACGTTCGACGACCCGGAGATCGGTGTGCCGTGGCCGGCCCCGATCACGATCGTGAGCGAGCGGGACCGCAACGGCGTCTCCTGGGCGGAGTACAAGCGCTACCTCGGCGTGGAGTAG
- a CDS encoding PIG-L deacetylase family protein, which translates to MHHTGLGAARMIGLELGSGPLDVVCLGAHPDDVEIGCGGTLLRLAERDDVTVRAVLLTGTEDRLGEARAALDSFVPGSKVDCAGLPDGRLPAVWGEVKEYLEQVAEHVRPDVVLAPRVDDAHQDHRLVGRLASTVWRDSLVLHYEIPKWDGDLSAPTHYVGFDEATARRKVELLHAGYPSQTGRDWWDDELFLGLMRVRGVECRSRYAEGFYASKVLIDPSVG; encoded by the coding sequence GTGCATCACACAGGTCTGGGGGCAGCACGGATGATCGGTCTGGAGCTCGGTTCGGGTCCGCTGGACGTCGTCTGCCTCGGGGCGCACCCCGACGACGTCGAGATCGGCTGCGGTGGCACGCTGCTGCGCCTGGCGGAGCGCGACGACGTGACCGTACGGGCGGTCCTGCTCACCGGGACGGAGGACCGTCTGGGGGAGGCCCGTGCAGCCCTGGACTCGTTCGTGCCGGGCTCGAAGGTGGACTGCGCGGGGCTGCCCGACGGTCGGCTCCCGGCGGTGTGGGGCGAGGTCAAGGAGTATCTCGAGCAGGTCGCGGAGCACGTCCGTCCCGACGTGGTGCTCGCCCCGAGGGTCGACGACGCCCACCAGGACCACCGGCTGGTCGGCCGCCTGGCGAGCACCGTGTGGCGCGACAGCCTCGTCCTGCACTACGAGATCCCGAAGTGGGACGGCGACCTGTCCGCGCCGACGCACTACGTCGGCTTCGACGAGGCCACGGCGCGCCGGAAGGTCGAGCTGCTGCACGCCGGCTACCCGAGCCAGACCGGGCGCGACTGGTGGGACGACGAGCTGTTCCTCGGGCTCATGCGGGTCCGCGGGGTCGAGTGCCGCAGCCGCTACGCCGAGGGCTTCTACGCCTCGAAGGTGCTGATCGACCCGAGCGTCGGCTGA
- a CDS encoding glutamate-1-semialdehyde 2,1-aminomutase, whose translation MDDAEADLSTTAPRSFDRSNAAQARLHELVPGGAHTYARGSDQYPEHMTPIIERGVGSRVRDVDGNWYVEYGQALRAITLGYADPGVVAAVTRAAQQGVGFARPSITEVEAAEAFLAHVPGADMVKFAKNGSDATTAAIKLARAATGRDLVAVCGTQPFFSVDDWFITTTSMGAGIPAPVHDQTLKFRYNDLDSVRTLLEQHPGRVAAVILEAATATAEPEPGFLEGLRELADRDGFVLVFDEMITGMRWSAGGAQEVYGVVPDLSTWGKGLANGFSIAALAGRRELMELGGLNTDASRVWLLSTTHGGETTGLAAMLAVYDAYAQRDVVGVMETQGEKLREGLRKAAADHGLSDHIPILGRPSCMVFGTKDHEGKPSQPFRTLFIQEMLKRGVLGPSLVVSAAHGDAEVAHTVEAAHGAMAVYARAVSAGSTDGLLVGRPVAPSVREFAAPRRLEVGS comes from the coding sequence ATGGACGACGCTGAGGCAGACCTGTCGACGACCGCGCCGCGGTCCTTCGACCGCTCGAACGCCGCCCAGGCGCGGTTGCACGAGCTCGTGCCGGGGGGCGCGCACACGTACGCGCGCGGCTCGGACCAGTACCCCGAGCACATGACGCCGATCATCGAGCGGGGCGTCGGGTCGCGGGTGCGTGACGTCGACGGCAACTGGTACGTCGAGTACGGCCAGGCGCTGCGCGCGATCACGCTCGGCTACGCCGACCCCGGCGTCGTCGCGGCCGTCACCCGGGCAGCGCAGCAGGGCGTCGGGTTCGCCCGCCCCAGCATCACCGAGGTCGAGGCCGCCGAGGCCTTCCTCGCCCACGTGCCCGGCGCGGACATGGTGAAGTTCGCCAAGAACGGCTCCGACGCGACCACCGCCGCGATCAAGCTCGCGCGCGCGGCCACCGGCCGCGACCTGGTCGCCGTCTGCGGCACCCAGCCGTTCTTCTCCGTCGACGACTGGTTCATCACGACCACGTCGATGGGTGCCGGCATCCCTGCGCCGGTGCACGACCAGACCCTGAAGTTCCGCTACAACGACCTCGACTCCGTGCGCACCCTGCTCGAGCAGCACCCCGGCCGGGTCGCCGCGGTCATCCTCGAGGCCGCCACCGCGACCGCCGAGCCGGAGCCGGGCTTCCTCGAAGGGCTGCGCGAGCTCGCGGACCGCGACGGGTTCGTCCTCGTCTTCGACGAGATGATCACCGGCATGCGCTGGTCGGCCGGCGGGGCGCAGGAGGTGTACGGGGTCGTCCCGGACCTGTCGACCTGGGGCAAGGGCCTCGCGAACGGCTTCAGCATCGCCGCGCTCGCGGGCCGGCGCGAGCTGATGGAGCTCGGCGGCCTGAACACCGACGCGTCCCGGGTCTGGCTGCTGTCGACGACGCACGGCGGCGAGACCACCGGGCTCGCCGCGATGCTCGCGGTCTACGACGCCTACGCGCAGCGTGACGTCGTCGGCGTCATGGAGACGCAGGGCGAGAAGCTCCGCGAAGGGCTTCGCAAGGCGGCCGCCGACCACGGGTTGTCCGACCACATCCCGATCCTCGGCCGTCCCTCGTGCATGGTGTTCGGGACCAAGGACCACGAGGGCAAGCCCTCGCAGCCGTTCCGCACCCTGTTCATCCAGGAGATGCTCAAGCGCGGCGTGCTCGGACCGTCGCTCGTCGTCTCGGCGGCGCACGGCGACGCGGAGGTCGCCCACACCGTCGAGGCGGCGCACGGAGCGATGGCGGTCTACGCGCGAGCGGTGTCCGCCGGGAGCACCGACGGCCTGCTCGTCGGCCGCCCGGTCGCCCCGTCGGTCCGGGAGTTCGCCGCACCCCGACGTCTGGAGGTCGGATCGTGA